GTCTCAAGAGCCTCTGGTTTGACCATGATTGTGAGCAGTTTTCCCTCTAGGCAGCAGAGGGCGCCAGTGACACGGCCACCTCCCCACAGTTTCCTGCAGTTAAAGCTAGTTCTTGAGCTCCCACCATTGTAAGAGCTGGTGAAACTCCAGGCCTGGGAGTATTTCAGAGCTCACACTAGTTGCCATCTGGTGTGGTTCCAATCAGAGGGCCTCTTTCTGCAGAGTTACCTCAGGGGGAATGCCCTCTGGCCAGGGCATTCCTCTGGGTAAGGTGGGGTTCAGTGCCtgatttgtttgcattttaattcAAGGAAGTGACAGACACACGGAGCTCAAAAGCCCCGATGTTGTCTTTCAGAACTCTTCTCTTCCAGCCGCTCCATTTTTGGCTCCATGCTGTCTGCACCTGCCTCAACATCTGCACCAGATCCCAACAGCCCACCTGCTCAGGtagagggagctggaggaggggcacAGGGCTGGTCATGAAACCTCTGCAGTCGTGGCTAGGCTAATGACATGACCACACAGTCATGAGCAAAGTGCTAGGGGCTGCTGGATCACAAGAAATTATGCTAGCCCCCCCCTTGAAAGCATCCTGGAGATTCACGTGGTGGGAGACCGACTCCATAAACATATGCTCCTAAGGCTCCAGGTAACCTGTGTGCCGTGAGCTCTGTTCTGACTATTTAAGACAAAGTAAGCAAGACAGCAAAGAAAAATGTGggttgctaatgaaaagaaattctgtgtatttcttttagtttttactCAGCAATCACCAGAGATTGGTTACCGAGTGAGGCCAGGACTTTTGCCCTGAAGGGGCTCTCGGGCTGGTGCCTGTGTGCAGTGAGACACCAGTAACCTGGCCCATCTTCTCCCATCTGGCTCTGGGAAGACTTTCCTCTGAAGAGATTGAGATCTGAGCAGTTGATTCCTTATAGCGATTCCCTTTTAGGAAGAGGTGACCTCTCTGGAAGTTGATATATGAAACTGTCCTGAGGGAACCCCATGAGCAGCTGGGATCCAGGCTGCCTCTGCTCTGTAACAGAAGATGGCAGGGACTTTTGGGGACCCCTGCTGGACTTCAGAAACAAGATATTCCCAGGCCGAGAGCCAGCTGTGTGCAGACAGTCACTTTGTCTGAGCCCTGTGTTATCATTTAGTTTCTAAGGGAAACAAGACCCCTGTCGACATCTGGGAGACACAGATCCATCCCCCAGATCAGCAGTAATGGGATGGGAGAAGCGCCTTTGTCCCTCTGTCCAGGGGTTCATCTCAGGTGCCCGGCAGACATTATTGGACTTTGTGGAGTGTAGCACCAGAAAGTGATGGCGAGTTGTGTGATCCCAGTATTTTTTCCTcactcctttctcttcccttctcaggAGAGCATCCTGTCCACCACCTCTCTCCCCACCGTGAGCCTCCCTGACAGTCTCATCGCATCCCCCGCAGCCACTGCCCTGGACCCCACAGATAGGCCGGGCTGTGAACGCACTTCCCAGCCTGAGAACCCCTTTATCCAGCCCGCAGACTTTGGTCCCTCAACGCCCCCTCTGAGTGTCCCACAGCCTTTCCTCCCCGTGTTCACCATGCCTGCGCTCtcgcccagccccaccccggtGCCGGCTCCTCCTGCTGTGCCACTAGCCCCTCCTTCTGCCACCCCCCTgaaccccccaaccccacccacctTCCTGCAGCCACAGAAGTTTTCTGGAGTCAACAAGTCCCCCGCTGTCATCACCCACACGGCTTCCACCACTCTCACGCACGATGCCTCTGCCACCACCTTCAGCCAGAGCCAGGGCCTTATCATCAccactcacccccccaccccctcagcatCCCCCTGTGGCCTGGCACTGTCTCCAGCCACTCAGCAGCCAGCTGTGGGGCCTCCGCAACCCCGTTTAACTTTTGTGCATCCCAAACCTGTATCCTTGACTGGAGGGAGGCCCAAGCAGCCCCCCAAAATAGTGCCTGCTCCCAAACCAGAGCCCGTGTCCTTGGTATTGAAGAATGCTTGCATTGCCCAAGGTGAGTGGGGAGGGAAGCTGGAGTCTGACCCCCcgtccaccacccccccccccccccgggatatTCCCTTGGCCCCAAGGCTTGCAaattcatcacacacacacacacacacacacacacacacacacacacacattatgatgtgaaaaaaagtgaaatactGCATGTGATTGCTCTAGTCTGTTTTGTGTTCTGTGTTGTTCCTTTAAAATTAGTCTCAATCCAGTTGGAAAACACATGGTCCTGGTCATCTCTTTCCTGGGTCTGTAGTCTGTCCCCTtcaaaggaaaattagaaaaacatgtCAGGGGCCTTGGTGGCTTTGTCTTTTCTGTGCCCTGTGGTGAGGAAAGCTATGTCTCAGTGGCAGCCAAAGGGTCCCATTTTTCTCCTGGGGGACCCCATTGTGGTTTGGCCAGGCCCGGGGTTAGCACCAGCGTTGAGAGCAGGTCCCCATGGCTTGGGGCCTCCCCCTCACCTTCTTGTTCTGGCAGCTGCCTTCTCAGGACGGCCACAAGCAGTGATCATGACAGGCCCTCTGAAGAGAGAAGGGATGTTGGCTTCAACCGTGTCCCAGTCCAATGTGGTCATCACGCCTGCTCCCATCGCCAGGGTGAGGGCCTGGACAGACCTCAGCATCCTTAAACCACAGCATGGCCTGCTCTTGGGCGGCCCTCGTCTAACATAATGGTCGTCAGGAGTGACCCCTCTCTCTTGTGTCACCCCAGGCTCCTGGAGTCACAGAGTTCCACAGCAGCATCCTGGTGACAGACCTGGGCCACGTCACAagcagccagcccggccccatcTCCCGGCTCTTCTCTGCAAGCTCAGTGCAAGACTCCCTAGTGAAGGGCGAGCAGGCCCCACTGCACGGGGGCAGTCCCCAGGGCGCTGTCGTGGGCTCTGGTGAGTGGTCACTGTGGCTGGGACAGTTGGGACTTTGTGAGTGAAATGAGCTGGCCCACTCCTGGATTGGGGAGGCCCCCAAGGGTGCCCCAGGATTGAGCCTGGGCTTACAGGCCGAGCAGCGAGATCTCATAAGCCTGCTGGTGGCCCAGGCTGGGAAAGTGAGCGATGCAGGCAGGATAAAGCCAGGAGCAGAAAAGCAGCAGGCATGCTGCAGCATGATTCTTTGGTTTTTGcttgggggccatggtgggaggctGAAGAGGGGTTTCTGCGTCTTGGGACTTGCTGGGGGTTCCCTTCGTGTGTGAGGGCTGCAGCAGGCACAGTCTGGCCAAGCCCGCCTCCGGCCCTGTCCTCAGCAGGGTCTCTGTTCTCCTCAGGTCGTGATGGCCCAAACTCCGGGCAGGCCTCTCCGTGTGCTTCAGAACACAGCCCCAGCCCTCAGTCTCCCCAGAACAACTGCTCAGGGAAATACCCTGCAGATTCCAAAAATGTGGCTGTGTTAAAGGTACCATATGTCTCTTTGGGGTCTCTGTTCCCTAGGAAGGATGGGGAGGCAAGGACCTTTGGGACAGCCACGTCCTTACGAGGGGCACACTGGAAAGGAGAGCCATGGCTCGGCTGGTGCTCCCCAGGCTGAGGTAGCCTCGGAAGTGTGGGTGTCAGCACCTTTAATTTTGATATTAAGCCCTCTttctccaccctccacccactgAATGGCCTGTGGGAGCAAGATTGAATGCTGTAGTGTGGCAGAAAGTGTCAGCTGTAGGACTGGAGAGGTTTGCAGGTGGCTGGGAAGTGCCAGACCCCCAGTGTTTGTTCCTTGCCAGGACTTTGAAGTCCTTGCCACACTCCATGCTTCAGGGGTGGTTTTCTAGAGTCCCATCCTgtcccctcctggctcctgctggAGCCTTTCAGCTTCCTGTCACCGCTCCTTCCACTTAGCTCTCTAGCCCGGCCACAGGGTCCAGTCTGCCCCTAGCAGTCAGCAATAGgttgagagggaaggaggagggacgAGGGGAGGTGGCCTGCAGCGCACCCCACATCGCAGTGATGGGTCGGTTCCCCAACAGAACCGGCAGATGAAGCACATTTCAGCCGAGCAAAAGAGGCGCTTCAACATCAAGATGGGCTTTGACACCCTGAACAGTTTGATCTCTAATAACTCCAAGCTGGTGAGCTGCCTGGGGGCGTTGGGTGGGGAGCTTGGTCCTGGGGCGTGGGCGCTGCTCTGACCCCACACCCGTCTGCAGACCAGCCATGCCATCACGCTGCAGAAGACAGTGGAGTACATCACCAAGCTGCAACAGGAGCGCAGCCAGATGCAGGAGGAGGCGCGGCGACTGCGGGACGAGATCGAGGAGCTCAACGCCACCATCATGTGAGACGGGGCACATCATGGAGGCTcgggcggtgcccagtcctcacATGTGCGCCACATAGGCAGGATCCTCCTGCCCATTCGGTGCCTCCGGGGTCCGTATTTGTTACCGGCTGCTCCAAGCTTCTTCTGACTCTTCCTGTCATTGCAGCTCCTGCCAGCAGCTGCTCCCTGCCACAGGAGTCCCCGTCACCCGGCGCCAGTTTGATCACATGACAGACATGTTTGATGAATATGTGAAGAGCCGGACCCTGCAGAATTGGAAGTTCTGGATTGTATCCTTGGGTTTcttttgcccaccccaccccaaaccgGGGCACCAAAACAGCAGACATCTACACTCTAGTCCTTTAGAAAGATTTTCTCATATAATGGCTGTCATTCAGCTTGTGAAACAACAGGTCAGTTTTCTCCTTGAGAGAGCGGGGCCAGGCCCGAGACGTGGAGTGGGGCTATCATTGGCCACTGTTCGGGGTCAGGGCTTCCCGGGGAGGCAGAACAGGCCAGCATTGCTCTCTGGGTCCTTGAGGAATAAAGACAAGAGCCACTTGTAGAAGGAAGTGGCCTCTAGCCTAACACGTCCCAACAGCCAGCTTGTCCTtttgaggggcgggggggcgcgggggaTGAGTACCAGGTGACAGGTGAGAGACCAGGCTCACAAAACCACACGGCAGAGCCCTTCCAGGCTGCTCCCTGAGTAGGTACCCCAGGCCTTGAATGCTGTCATGAGGCACTTACCTGTGTGCTGGGCCCTGTCTCTGTGGTCAAGGCCACCCTTGGCTGGCCTTCCAGATGGCCCTTTTAGGGGATGGCTCCTGCCTTCTCACTGCCCACCCAGCCACTACTCTGCCTCTGGATTGGCCACTGCCTCAACCTT
This region of Eptesicus fuscus isolate TK198812 chromosome 23, DD_ASM_mEF_20220401, whole genome shotgun sequence genomic DNA includes:
- the MLXIP gene encoding MLX-interacting protein, which produces MAADVFMCSPRRPSSRGRPVLLKPPVPEDDDDSDTDEPSPPPASGAATAARAHASAAPPPPWAGPGREEPPRRQQIIHSGHFMVSSPHREHPPKKGYDFDTVNKQTCQTYSFGKTSSCHLSIDASLTKLFECMTLAYSGKLVSPKWKNFKGLKLQWRDKIRLNNAIWRAWYMQYLEKRKNPVCHFVTPLDGSVEVDEHRRPEAITTEGKYWKSRIEIVIREYHKWRTYFKKRLQQHKDEDLSSLAQEDDMLYWHKHRDGWKTPVPMEEDPLLDTDMLMSEFSDTLFSTLSSHPPVAWPNPREIAHLGNADMIQPGLIPLQPNLDFMDTFEPFQELFSSSRSIFGSMLSAPASTSAPDPNSPPAQESILSTTSLPTVSLPDSLIASPAATALDPTDRPGCERTSQPENPFIQPADFGPSTPPLSVPQPFLPVFTMPALSPSPTPVPAPPAVPLAPPSATPLNPPTPPTFLQPQKFSGVNKSPAVITHTASTTLTHDASATTFSQSQGLIITTHPPTPSASPCGLALSPATQQPAVGPPQPRLTFVHPKPVSLTGGRPKQPPKIVPAPKPEPVSLVLKNACIAQAAFSGRPQAVIMTGPLKREGMLASTVSQSNVVITPAPIARAPGVTEFHSSILVTDLGHVTSSQPGPISRLFSASSVQDSLVKGEQAPLHGGSPQGAVVGSGRDGPNSGQASPCASEHSPSPQSPQNNCSGKYPADSKNVAVLKNRQMKHISAEQKRRFNIKMGFDTLNSLISNNSKLTSHAITLQKTVEYITKLQQERSQMQEEARRLRDEIEELNATIISCQQLLPATGVPVTRRQFDHMTDMFDEYVKSRTLQNWKFWIFSIIIKPLFESFKGMVSTSSLEELHRTALSWLDQRCSLPILRPMVLSTLRHLSTTTSILTDPSQLPKQAAEAVTRRGKRSGES